Proteins encoded together in one Micromonospora auratinigra window:
- a CDS encoding TcmI family type II polyketide cyclase, with protein MDRSLIVAKVLPTAEDRVAEIFAESDATDLPGLVGVRHRSLYRLHDLYVHLLETERATEGAVEEARGHPEFVRISEQLRPYISPYLPTWRSPRDAMAHCFYRYDAPGRRS; from the coding sequence ATGGATCGCTCGCTCATCGTCGCCAAGGTGCTGCCGACCGCCGAGGACCGGGTCGCCGAGATCTTCGCCGAGTCCGACGCGACCGACCTGCCCGGCCTGGTCGGTGTCCGGCACCGTTCGCTCTACCGGCTGCACGACCTCTACGTGCACCTGCTGGAGACGGAGCGCGCCACCGAGGGGGCGGTGGAGGAGGCGCGCGGCCACCCCGAGTTCGTCCGGATCAGCGAGCAGTTGCGGCCGTACATCTCGCCGTACCTGCCGACCTGGCGGTCGCCCCGGGACGCGATGGCGCACTGCTTCTACCGGTACGACGCCCCGGGACGGCGGTCGTGA
- the accB gene encoding acetyl-CoA carboxylase biotin carboxyl carrier protein yields MSAAHDPDAVLAGLRRQARQLVAELAGPVRRVRLRSGETVLEVEWHGPATPAPRAAAEPAAEPPREPAAERLAVRAPVVGTFYRAPEPGAAPFVAVGDVVRPGQVIGIVEAMKLMNEVAADQAGRVVEVLVEDGKPVEYDQPLIALAPLHGRGE; encoded by the coding sequence ATGAGCGCGGCGCACGACCCCGACGCGGTGCTGGCCGGGCTGCGCCGGCAGGCCCGCCAGCTCGTCGCCGAACTGGCCGGACCGGTCCGCCGGGTCCGGTTGCGCAGCGGCGAGACGGTCCTGGAGGTGGAGTGGCACGGGCCGGCGACCCCGGCGCCCCGGGCTGCCGCGGAACCGGCGGCGGAGCCACCGCGCGAGCCGGCGGCGGAGCGGCTCGCCGTGCGGGCGCCCGTGGTGGGCACCTTCTACCGGGCCCCGGAGCCGGGCGCGGCGCCGTTCGTGGCGGTCGGTGACGTGGTCCGGCCCGGTCAGGTCATCGGCATCGTCGAGGCGATGAAGTTGATGAACGAGGTCGCCGCCGACCAGGCCGGACGGGTGGTCGAGGTGCTGGTGGAGGACGGCAAGCCGGTCGAGTACGACCAGCCGCTGATCGCCCTGGCGCCGCTGCACGGCCGGGGCGAGTAG
- a CDS encoding helix-hairpin-helix domain-containing protein encodes MPSSFGQWLVVILALVVGLVVGWVVSGRRTATGEAAPTVESAPAAGAAEAVVDQERPEAVVDEVPAPAAVTEAPTPVEQDAPPAAAALAAQATPLPSTEAAPAEVAVADEPARTADADPEPVEPVEPVAVEPVAAEPVTAEALASGSSVEPADADEPARTTEPFAAGTVATEPVVTEALATGSSVEPADAEPARTVDAEPVAVAAESSVEPADAEPARTVDAEPVAVAAEPVAAAEPVAAAEPVAVAAEPVATAAEPVAAGAESPVPAVVPAPRTSVEDAVAGEPAADDFRRIQGIGPKMAAALQAAGVRTYQQLAELDEGALRETIKAAGLRAAPSLATWSQQAKVLAGARAEADRVLPAGGGRDA; translated from the coding sequence GTGCCGTCGAGTTTCGGGCAATGGCTGGTCGTGATCCTGGCCCTGGTGGTCGGACTGGTGGTCGGCTGGGTGGTGAGCGGTCGGCGGACCGCCACCGGCGAGGCCGCGCCCACCGTGGAGAGTGCCCCGGCGGCCGGCGCCGCCGAGGCCGTCGTCGACCAGGAGCGGCCGGAGGCCGTGGTCGACGAGGTTCCCGCTCCCGCCGCGGTGACCGAGGCGCCCACGCCGGTCGAGCAGGACGCTCCCCCGGCCGCCGCCGCCCTGGCCGCCCAGGCCACCCCGCTGCCGTCCACCGAGGCCGCGCCCGCCGAGGTCGCCGTCGCGGACGAGCCGGCCCGCACCGCGGACGCCGACCCCGAGCCCGTCGAGCCCGTCGAGCCCGTCGCCGTCGAGCCCGTCGCCGCGGAGCCGGTGACCGCCGAAGCCCTCGCGAGCGGGTCGTCGGTCGAGCCGGCCGACGCCGACGAGCCGGCCCGTACCACCGAGCCCTTCGCCGCCGGAACTGTCGCCACCGAGCCGGTCGTCACCGAGGCCCTCGCGACCGGGTCGTCGGTCGAGCCGGCCGACGCCGAGCCGGCCCGCACCGTGGACGCCGAGCCGGTCGCCGTCGCCGCCGAGTCGTCGGTCGAGCCGGCCGACGCCGAGCCGGCCCGCACCGTGGACGCCGAGCCGGTCGCCGTCGCCGCCGAGCCCGTCGCCGCCGCCGAGCCCGTCGCCGCCGCCGAGCCCGTCGCCGTCGCCGCCGAGCCCGTCGCCACCGCCGCCGAGCCGGTCGCTGCCGGCGCGGAGAGCCCGGTACCGGCGGTGGTGCCGGCGCCGCGGACCTCGGTCGAGGATGCCGTGGCCGGCGAGCCGGCCGCGGACGACTTCCGGCGGATCCAGGGCATCGGCCCGAAGATGGCCGCCGCGCTCCAGGCGGCCGGTGTCCGCACGTACCAGCAGCTCGCCGAGCTGGACGAGGGCGCGCTGCGGGAGACCATCAAGGCCGCCGGGCTGCGCGCCGCGCCGAGCCTGGCGACCTGGTCGCAGCAGGCCAAGGTGCTGGCCGGGGCCCGCGCCGAGGCCGACCGCGTGCTGCCGGCCGGCGGCGGCCGGGACGCCTGA
- a CDS encoding cupin domain-containing protein: MSDTTTAPVAAGDVPADRRRGGELRVLLGPKTVGSTSGFMGVATLQPGERIAEHYHPYSEEFLYVCRGAITVDLDDRPVPLAAGQGLFVARDVRHRLRNTGDEPAEVVFHLGPLAPRPELGHVDTEAGPPAPRESS, from the coding sequence ATGAGTGACACCACCACCGCCCCGGTCGCCGCCGGCGACGTCCCCGCCGACCGCCGGCGCGGCGGCGAGCTGCGGGTGCTGCTGGGCCCGAAGACCGTCGGCAGCACCTCGGGCTTCATGGGCGTGGCCACCCTGCAGCCGGGGGAGCGGATCGCCGAGCACTACCACCCGTACAGCGAGGAGTTCCTCTACGTCTGCCGGGGCGCGATCACCGTCGACCTGGACGACCGGCCGGTGCCGCTCGCCGCCGGGCAGGGCCTCTTCGTCGCCCGCGACGTCCGGCACCGGCTGCGCAACACCGGCGACGAACCGGCCGAGGTGGTGTTCCATCTCGGACCGCTCGCCCCCCGCCCCGAGCTGGGTCACGTCGACACCGAGGCCGGCCCGCCCGCGCCACGGGAATCGTCGTGA
- a CDS encoding AfsR/SARP family transcriptional regulator, with amino-acid sequence MGSGAGGAPVTARSRTPTAGGATPRVSLHLLGGFRLLHDDAPVVVPRGLQRVIALIGLRPSATRSHLAGLLWPETPEERALSSLRTALWRLRQDPCCPLHTDGDTVRLGDTVHLDVDELVEAAARVRDGAVPRTTGPTGRHDLLPGWYDDWVLLERERLRQLRLHMLEELAGNHLAAGRHGEALEAALEAMAAEPLRETPHRLVVRIHLAEGNAFEAVHAFYVYRDLLLRELRLEPSPAMSALLADTLAPIRHASRREPPPRRTDRSGPSGPPPSPRGPAAPTAPGSR; translated from the coding sequence ATGGGTTCCGGTGCAGGGGGTGCGCCCGTGACCGCTCGATCGAGGACGCCCACGGCGGGCGGCGCCACCCCCCGGGTGTCGCTGCACCTGCTCGGCGGCTTCCGGCTGCTGCACGACGACGCCCCGGTGGTGGTGCCCCGGGGCCTGCAACGCGTCATCGCGCTGATCGGACTGCGCCCGTCGGCGACCCGTAGCCACCTGGCCGGCCTGCTCTGGCCGGAGACGCCGGAGGAACGGGCGCTGTCGTCGCTGCGTACCGCCCTGTGGCGGCTGCGCCAGGACCCCTGCTGCCCGCTGCACACCGACGGCGACACGGTCCGGCTCGGCGACACCGTCCACCTCGACGTGGACGAGCTGGTCGAGGCGGCGGCCCGGGTCCGCGACGGCGCGGTCCCCCGCACCACCGGCCCGACCGGCCGGCACGACCTGCTCCCCGGCTGGTACGACGACTGGGTGCTGCTGGAGCGGGAACGGTTGCGCCAGCTGCGGCTGCACATGCTGGAGGAGCTGGCCGGCAACCATTTGGCCGCCGGCCGGCACGGCGAGGCCCTGGAGGCCGCGCTGGAGGCGATGGCGGCGGAGCCGCTGCGGGAGACCCCGCACCGCCTGGTGGTCCGCATCCACCTGGCCGAGGGCAACGCGTTCGAGGCGGTGCACGCCTTCTACGTCTACCGGGACCTGCTGCTGCGGGAGTTGCGACTGGAACCCTCGCCGGCGATGTCCGCGCTGCTCGCCGACACGCTCGCCCCGATCCGGCACGCGAGCCGACGGGAACCGCCACCGCGCCGCACCGACCGCAGTGGCCCGTCCGGCCCGCCGCCCTCGCCGCGCGGCCCGGCCGCCCCGACCGCACCGGGTTCCCGGTGA
- a CDS encoding SRPBCC family protein, whose protein sequence is MTLAPDRPLASEITDILVTHCGLDADAAARTPAASLEELGMDSLALLELSAVVADRWRVKIPEQAGQLSIDGVADLVARAADPPGHTENAVDIAAPLPLVWEITNDVARWTELFTEYAVAEILHREGDTVRFRLTMHPDENGVAWSWVSERTADPATRQVHARRVETGPFEYMHIHWHYAEIPGGTRMTWVQDFAMKRDAPLDNAGMTARINRNSAVQLAVIKERVERRYAEAGDE, encoded by the coding sequence ATGACCCTGGCCCCCGACCGACCGCTCGCCAGCGAGATCACCGACATCCTGGTCACCCACTGTGGCCTGGACGCCGATGCCGCCGCCCGGACCCCGGCGGCCAGCCTGGAGGAACTCGGGATGGACTCGCTCGCCCTGCTCGAACTCTCCGCGGTCGTCGCGGACCGGTGGCGGGTGAAGATCCCCGAACAGGCCGGGCAGTTGAGCATCGACGGCGTGGCCGACCTGGTGGCCCGCGCGGCCGACCCGCCCGGACACACCGAGAACGCGGTCGACATCGCCGCGCCGCTGCCGCTGGTCTGGGAGATCACCAACGACGTCGCCCGGTGGACCGAGCTGTTCACCGAGTACGCGGTGGCCGAGATCCTGCACCGTGAGGGTGACACCGTGCGGTTCCGGCTGACCATGCACCCCGACGAGAACGGGGTGGCGTGGAGCTGGGTCAGCGAACGCACCGCCGATCCGGCCACCCGCCAGGTGCACGCCCGCCGGGTGGAGACCGGGCCGTTCGAGTACATGCACATCCACTGGCACTACGCCGAGATCCCCGGTGGCACCCGGATGACCTGGGTGCAGGACTTCGCCATGAAGCGGGACGCGCCGCTGGACAACGCCGGCATGACCGCCCGGATCAACCGCAACAGCGCGGTGCAGCTCGCGGTCATCAAGGAGCGCGTCGAGCGGCGGTACGCGGAGGCCGGCGATGAGTGA
- a CDS encoding acetyl-CoA carboxylase carboxyltransferase subunit alpha has protein sequence MTTTAPRDEQLWSRCGGCSSLLYRKRLRRNLDVCPECGSHARLEAPDRVAQLTDPDSFRPLPDRAPRVDPIGFVDTLPYPHRLSAARAGTGLDEAVLCGTARIGGHPVALAVMDFRFLGGSLGCAVGELITRTAERALADELPLVLVTASGGARMQEGALSLMQMATVSQAIAGLREAGLLTVSVVTDPTYGGVAASFATNTDLVLAESGARMGFAGPRVIRQVTGGTLPEGFQTAEFLLRHGQVDMVVPRHALRGRLSALLAAARGGRRAGVPRQEPARRSPRPAGVAAPATVPGPGRDAWETVRVARHPGRPSTLDYLETAFDGFVELHGDRLGADCPAVVGGLARLDGRPVMVIGHQKGHTTAELVARNFGMASPAGHRKALRLMRLAARLGLPVVTLVDTPGADPGVGAEQQGQAAAIAENILALSVLPTPVVAVVTGEGGSGGALALAVADRVLMLEHAVYSVISPEGCAAILWPDSSAAPQAARALRLTAGDLCRLGVVDEVVPEPAPAAHADPVAAADLLRRAVTANLAGLLDVPPATLVRRRRQRFRRYGAARSTVGGPADGAESDRAPDGVAAAAQTRTEMRP, from the coding sequence GTGACCACCACCGCGCCCCGTGACGAGCAGCTCTGGTCGCGCTGCGGCGGCTGTTCCTCGCTGCTCTACCGCAAGCGGCTGCGCCGCAACCTCGACGTCTGCCCCGAATGCGGCTCGCACGCCCGGCTGGAGGCCCCCGACCGGGTGGCCCAGCTGACCGACCCGGACTCGTTCCGCCCGCTGCCGGACCGCGCGCCCCGGGTGGACCCGATCGGCTTCGTCGACACCCTGCCGTACCCGCACCGGCTCAGCGCGGCCCGCGCCGGCACCGGGCTGGACGAGGCGGTGCTCTGCGGCACCGCGCGCATCGGCGGGCACCCGGTGGCCCTGGCGGTGATGGACTTCCGGTTCCTCGGCGGCAGCCTCGGCTGCGCGGTCGGCGAGCTGATCACCCGGACCGCCGAGCGGGCGCTCGCCGACGAGCTGCCCCTGGTGCTGGTCACCGCCTCCGGCGGCGCGCGCATGCAGGAGGGCGCGCTGTCGCTGATGCAGATGGCCACGGTCAGCCAGGCGATCGCCGGGCTGCGCGAGGCGGGACTGCTCACGGTCAGCGTCGTCACCGACCCCACCTACGGCGGGGTGGCCGCGTCCTTCGCCACCAACACCGACCTGGTGCTCGCCGAGAGCGGCGCCCGGATGGGCTTCGCCGGCCCCCGGGTGATCCGGCAGGTCACCGGCGGCACCCTGCCCGAGGGGTTCCAGACCGCCGAGTTCCTGCTCCGGCACGGGCAGGTCGACATGGTGGTGCCGCGGCACGCGCTGCGCGGCCGGCTGAGCGCGCTGCTGGCCGCGGCGCGGGGCGGCCGCCGTGCCGGCGTACCCCGGCAGGAGCCGGCCCGGCGGTCGCCGCGACCGGCCGGCGTCGCCGCGCCGGCGACGGTGCCCGGCCCGGGCCGGGACGCCTGGGAGACGGTCCGGGTGGCCCGCCACCCCGGCCGCCCGAGCACCCTGGACTACCTGGAGACCGCCTTCGACGGGTTCGTCGAGCTGCACGGCGACCGGCTCGGCGCGGACTGCCCGGCGGTGGTGGGCGGCCTGGCGCGCCTGGACGGCCGGCCGGTGATGGTGATCGGCCACCAGAAGGGACACACCACCGCCGAGCTGGTGGCCCGCAACTTCGGCATGGCCAGCCCGGCCGGGCACCGCAAGGCGCTGCGCCTGATGCGCCTGGCCGCCCGGCTCGGCCTGCCCGTGGTGACCCTGGTGGACACCCCCGGCGCCGACCCGGGGGTGGGCGCGGAGCAGCAGGGCCAGGCGGCGGCGATCGCCGAGAACATCCTCGCGCTGAGCGTGCTGCCGACGCCCGTGGTGGCGGTGGTCACCGGTGAGGGCGGCAGCGGTGGGGCGCTGGCCCTCGCGGTGGCCGACCGGGTGCTGATGCTCGAACACGCCGTCTACTCGGTGATCAGCCCGGAGGGCTGCGCCGCGATCCTCTGGCCGGACAGCTCCGCCGCCCCGCAGGCGGCCCGCGCCCTCCGGCTGACCGCCGGTGACCTGTGCCGGCTCGGCGTGGTCGACGAGGTGGTGCCCGAACCGGCGCCCGCCGCGCACGCCGACCCGGTGGCCGCCGCCGACCTGCTGCGCCGGGCGGTCACGGCGAACCTCGCCGGCCTGCTCGACGTGCCACCGGCCACCCTGGTCCGCCGGCGCCGGCAGCGTTTCCGCCGCTACGGCGCGGCCCGGTCCACCGTGGGTGGTCCGGCCGACGGGGCCGAGAGCGACCGCGCGCCCGACGGCGTCGCCGCGGCGGCGCAGACCCGAACGGAGATGAGGCCATGA
- a CDS encoding acetyl-CoA carboxylase biotin carboxylase subunit → MFEKVLIANRGEIALRVLRACRELGVRTVVVHSTADADSLPVRLADETVRIGPAASRQSYLNAAAIVEAARQTGAQAVHPGYGFLSEDADFAEICAENGLVFVGPPPQVMAALADKSTARALMSEAGLPLPPGSVRTLPTVADALEVAATVGYPVIVKAAAGGGGRGMTVVRSAAELPRAYARTRAAAQVAFGDDRVYVERYLTDARHVEVQVLCDGHGNGVHLGTRDCSVQRRHQKLVEEAPAPALRPATLDTLAETALRGALAVGFTGAGTVEFLVDEAQECHFLEINCRIQVEHPVTELVTGIDLVHEQLYVAAGTPLRLRQSDVRLHGVAVECRVNVEDPERDFAPAPGRLDRFRPPGGPFTRVDTHGHVGYLVSPHYDSLLAKVAVWAPDRDGALARLDRALAEFDVAGPGVRTTIGFARRVLRDPAFRAARHTTALVERLLAATPPAGGEPSAAGAAQPTATGTAPAGAVAAAAPTAATADAVPTEPLPTARADADPAGRSPVTAVPAAGPTAWRT, encoded by the coding sequence ATGTTCGAGAAGGTGCTCATCGCCAACCGGGGCGAGATCGCGCTGCGGGTGCTGCGGGCCTGCCGGGAACTCGGCGTGCGCACGGTGGTGGTGCACTCCACCGCCGACGCCGACTCGCTGCCGGTACGGCTGGCCGACGAGACGGTCCGGATCGGCCCGGCGGCCAGCCGGCAGAGCTACCTCAACGCCGCCGCGATCGTCGAGGCCGCCCGGCAGACCGGTGCCCAGGCGGTGCACCCGGGCTACGGTTTCCTCTCCGAGGACGCCGACTTCGCCGAGATCTGCGCGGAGAACGGGCTGGTCTTCGTCGGCCCGCCGCCGCAGGTGATGGCGGCGCTGGCGGACAAGTCCACCGCCCGCGCGCTGATGAGCGAGGCCGGCCTGCCGCTGCCGCCGGGCAGCGTACGGACCCTGCCGACGGTCGCGGACGCGCTGGAGGTGGCCGCGACGGTCGGCTACCCGGTGATCGTCAAGGCCGCCGCCGGCGGGGGCGGACGCGGGATGACCGTGGTCCGCTCCGCCGCCGAGCTGCCCCGCGCGTACGCCCGCACCCGGGCCGCCGCCCAGGTCGCCTTCGGTGACGACCGGGTGTACGTCGAGCGGTACCTCACCGACGCCCGGCACGTCGAGGTGCAGGTGCTCTGCGACGGCCACGGCAACGGCGTGCACCTGGGCACCCGGGACTGCTCGGTGCAGCGCCGGCACCAGAAGCTCGTCGAGGAGGCCCCGGCCCCGGCGCTGCGCCCGGCCACCCTGGACACCCTCGCCGAGACGGCGCTGCGCGGCGCCCTGGCGGTCGGCTTCACCGGGGCGGGCACTGTCGAGTTCCTCGTCGACGAGGCGCAGGAGTGCCACTTTCTGGAGATCAACTGCCGGATCCAGGTGGAGCACCCGGTCACCGAGCTGGTCACCGGGATCGACCTGGTGCACGAGCAGCTGTACGTCGCCGCCGGCACGCCGCTGCGGCTGCGGCAGTCCGACGTCCGGCTGCACGGGGTGGCGGTGGAGTGCCGGGTCAACGTGGAGGACCCGGAGCGGGACTTCGCCCCCGCGCCCGGCCGGCTCGACCGGTTCCGGCCCCCGGGCGGCCCGTTCACCCGGGTCGACACCCACGGCCACGTCGGCTACCTGGTCAGCCCGCACTACGACTCGCTGCTGGCCAAGGTGGCCGTCTGGGCCCCGGACCGCGACGGCGCGCTGGCCCGCCTGGACCGCGCGCTCGCCGAGTTCGACGTGGCCGGCCCGGGCGTCCGGACCACCATCGGCTTCGCCCGGCGGGTGCTGCGGGACCCGGCGTTCCGGGCCGCGCGGCACACCACCGCCCTGGTGGAGCGGCTGCTCGCGGCGACCCCGCCGGCCGGTGGCGAGCCCTCCGCCGCCGGTGCGGCCCAGCCGACCGCCACCGGGACCGCGCCGGCCGGGGCCGTCGCGGCCGCCGCTCCCACCGCCGCCACCGCCGACGCCGTACCCACCGAGCCCCTGCCCACCGCCCGCGCCGACGCCGACCCGGCCGGCCGTAGCCCCGTCACCGCCGTGCCCGCCGCCGGCCCGACCGCCTGGAGGACCTGA
- a CDS encoding TcmI family type II polyketide cyclase gives MSRLLVVSRIVPGAEGRVAQIFAESDATELSRLTGVRHRSLYSLHDLCVHLMETTDVDPDAAAGARAHPLYRAVNERLSAHTSPYLPTWHSPRDAVAGCFYSWDVADASSPGRLR, from the coding sequence ATGAGTCGACTGTTGGTCGTCAGCCGGATCGTCCCAGGCGCGGAGGGACGGGTGGCACAGATCTTCGCCGAGTCCGACGCCACCGAGCTGTCCCGCCTGACCGGCGTACGGCACCGGTCCTTGTACAGCCTGCACGACCTGTGCGTACACCTGATGGAGACCACCGACGTCGACCCGGACGCGGCCGCCGGGGCCCGCGCACACCCGCTGTACCGCGCGGTCAACGAGCGGCTGTCCGCGCACACCTCGCCGTACCTGCCGACCTGGCACTCGCCCCGCGACGCCGTCGCCGGCTGCTTCTACAGCTGGGACGTCGCCGACGCGTCGTCGCCCGGGCGGCTGCGCTGA